The following coding sequences lie in one Glycine max cultivar Williams 82 chromosome 19, Glycine_max_v4.0, whole genome shotgun sequence genomic window:
- the LOC100801137 gene encoding uncharacterized protein, with product MQGRSPDQESVGSGTKRSSVSSGGRPQNQKEFFYKFVESDSLTAKLVDWFESVTENSELKQQAFDVPFELIELQKFDYALEGISFQQLTRMPNAVHASTSDAVEATAYLAIEDFLHASIKGLWEAFWSQDEPMPFSVACLYNANMKFYQAEKAIANGRLGGLCGTGILLNNPRHPHGKWDHVLELALLRPDIGGHAVGSDRQPSPSVLGEALFCALRMLLARSLSRLSFFPDPSTVFVLLVDSQYGGVVKVEGDVNKLNFDVNNVYECAAEWVKDHSRISVSPIDRIWNKLGNANWGDIGALQVLFATFHCIMQYAGMPKHSVEDLAADHSSRLQTRRVERQLGDTGVNGNGLLRYQQCSVSPEIVEVQDDSVKVDSKESMITEGTILWLEDSDWQKGYQIKEVINTSELTYFIASHVEEPGKNLFLYVGSHPSQLEPAWEDMNLWYQVQRQTKVLTIMKQKGLSSKYLPRLSASGRIIHPGHCRRPSSGGNCDHPWCGTPILVTSPVGETVAEMVRTGQFGSDEAIRCCHDCLSALSTVASAGIRHGDIRPENVICVKSGVRHPYFVLIGWGHAILEDRDRPAMNLHFSSTYALQEGKLCSASDAESLVYMLYYSCGGVFPDLDSVEGALQWRETSWSRRLIQQKLGDISTVLKAFADYVDSLCGTPYPIDYDIWLRRLRRSIHEDDHGKEIDVTG from the coding sequence GTAGATCCCCAGACCAGGAATCAGTAGGGTCTGGCACAAAGAGGTCCAGTGTATCATCTGGGGGTAGGCCTCAGAATCAGAAGGAGTTCTTctataaatttgttgaaagtgACAGCTTGACTGCAAAACTTGTAGATTGGTTTGAATCTGTAACAGAAAATAGTGAATTGAAACAGCAGGCATTTGATGTTCCATTTGAGTTGATTGAACTTCAAAAATTTGATTATGCATTGGAAGGAATTTCATTTCAGCAGCTAACACGCATGCCCAATGCTGTTCATGCTTCTACATCTGATGCTGTAGAAGCAACAGCTTATCTTGCTATTGAAGATTTTCTACATGCAAGTATAAAAGGCTTGTGGGAGGCATTTTGGAGTCAAGATGAGCCCATGCCTTTTTCTGTCGCTTGTCTGTATAATGCCAATATGAAGTTTTATCAGGCTGAAAAGGCAATTGCAAATGGAAGGCTTGGAGGTCTTTGTGGCACTGGTATATTGCTGAATAATCCTAGACATCCTCATGGAAAATGGGATCATGTCCTTGAATTGGCACTGCTAAGACCTGATATTGGAGGCCATGCTGTTGGCAGTGACCGCCAGCCTTCTCCATCAGTTCTTGGAGAGGCTCTATTTTGTGCTCTTCGAATGCTATTGGCAAGGAGTTTAAGTAGACTGAGTTTCTTTCCAGATCCAAGCACAGTGTTTGTTCTTCTTGTTGATTCTCAATATGGGGGAGTTGTAAAGGTTGAAGGAGATGTAAATAAGCTCAATTTTGATGTGAATAATGTTTATGAATGTGCTGCAGAATGGGTAAAAGATCATTCTAGAATTTCTGTTTCTCCAATTGATAGGATCTGGAACAAACTTGGAAATGCAAACTGGGGAGATATTGGTGCTCTTCAGGTACTATTTGCAACCTTCCACTGTATTATGCAATATGCTGGAATGCCCAAACACTCTGTTGAGGATTTAGCTGCTGACCATAGTTCACGCCTCCAAACAAGAAGAGTTGAGAGGCAGTTAGGAGATACAGGTGTAAATGGAAATGGCCTATTGCGATACCAGCAATGTAGTGTTTCCCCTGAAATTGTTGAAGTTCAGGATGATTCTGTCAAAGTTGATTCCAAAGAGTCAATGATAACAGAAGGAACCATATTATGGCTGGAGGATTCAGATTGGCAAAAGGGTTATCAGATAAAAGAGGTAATCAACACTAGTGAGTTGACATACTTCATTGCATCCCATGTTGAAGAGCCAGGAAAAAATCTGTTCCTATATGTAGGCTCTCATCCATCCCAGCTGGAACCAGCATGGGAAGATATGAATTTATGGTATCAAGTTCAGAGGCAGACCAAAGTATTGACAATAATGAAGCAAAAAGGTCTATCAAGCAAATATCTGCCTCGATTGAGTGCCTCTGGTAGGATCATACACCCAGGTCATTGTCGCCGGCCCAGCTCTGGTGGAAATTGTGACCACCCTTGGTGTGGGACCCCTATTCTTGTGACCAGCCCAGTTGGTGAAACAGTAGCTGAAATGGTACGCACAGGGCAATTTGGTTCAGATGAAGCTATCAGATGTTGCCATGATTGCTTATCAGCGCTTTCAACTGTTGCTTCTGCTGGAATTCGGCATGGAGACATCAGGCCAGAGAATGTGATCTGTGTAAAGTCTGGTGTGAGGCACCCTTATTTTGTTCTAATTGGATGGGGCCATGCCATTCTTGAAGATAGGGATCGCCCTGCCATGAATCTTCATTTCTCATCTACTTATGCACTTCAGGAAGGAAAGCTATGCTCTGCTTCAGATGCGGAAAGCCTAGTTTATATGCTTTATTATTCATGTGGTGGAGTTTTCCCTGATTTAGATTCAGTAGAGGGAGCACTACAGTGGAGAGAGACATCTTGGTCAAGGAGATTAATTCAGCAGAAGCTTGGTGATATCTCCACTGTGCTGAAAGCTTTTGCTGATTATGTTGACAGTCTCTGTGGGACACCATATCCCATTGACTATGACATATGGCTGAGAAGGTTGAGGCGAAGTATTCATGAAGATGATCATGGAAAGGAAATCGATGTAACAGGCTAG